A DNA window from Clostridium botulinum BKT015925 contains the following coding sequences:
- a CDS encoding PD-(D/E)XK nuclease family protein yields the protein MTERKRNPKLQELFDKGIPVYSYSKLCSWHGCKYNYYQAYILHSRSKDNIYNSIGTVVHDDLEKIYHNEQTLRQAKKNFNNTIKECEDKGIKFPSNPPTTKINYIKNMNHFFDNYKILNTQMQTEQFVLYKIPKIEKPKDDEDYIWVQMYVDSIMPIYENGEFKSVIINDWKTSSKFTKKELLDKGRQLIIYKLGVEQMTGVPVSKVGWTMLKYVYSCYKTKGSKANPPKTKKSLQQRKDGVKFLKKRLVDEYIKMGYDTIEAELTVGKMVNNNDLSSLPNELKNKYWIEDCFLEYEFDDEILEECNNWIKNTVKEIENTQTNVNNFPPKQITNDDNYFCFNLCGRPDCIHLLKYKKENANKFKKEQKTKEIDNKLKNKITMDIDSLFKK from the coding sequence ATGACAGAACGCAAAAGAAATCCAAAGTTACAAGAGTTATTTGATAAGGGAATACCCGTTTATTCATATTCTAAATTATGCTCATGGCATGGATGTAAATATAATTATTATCAAGCGTACATATTACATAGTAGGTCAAAAGATAATATCTATAACTCAATTGGTACAGTTGTTCATGATGACCTTGAAAAAATATATCACAATGAACAAACTTTAAGACAGGCTAAGAAAAATTTCAATAACACAATTAAAGAATGTGAGGACAAAGGAATTAAATTTCCCTCAAATCCTCCTACAACTAAAATTAATTATATTAAAAATATGAATCATTTTTTTGATAATTATAAAATTTTAAATACTCAAATGCAAACAGAACAATTCGTATTATATAAAATACCTAAAATTGAGAAACCAAAAGACGATGAAGATTACATATGGGTGCAAATGTATGTAGATAGTATTATGCCTATATATGAAAATGGTGAATTTAAATCTGTAATAATCAATGATTGGAAGACAAGCTCCAAATTTACTAAAAAAGAATTATTAGACAAAGGAAGACAGTTAATTATATATAAATTAGGAGTGGAACAAATGACAGGTGTTCCAGTATCTAAGGTAGGATGGACAATGCTTAAATATGTATATTCATGCTATAAGACAAAAGGGAGTAAAGCCAATCCTCCGAAAACAAAAAAGTCTTTGCAACAAAGAAAAGATGGAGTTAAATTCTTAAAAAAGAGATTAGTCGATGAATATATTAAAATGGGATATGATACCATAGAAGCCGAACTAACAGTAGGTAAAATGGTCAACAATAATGATTTATCATCATTACCAAATGAATTAAAAAATAAATACTGGATTGAAGATTGTTTCTTAGAATACGAATTTGATGATGAAATATTAGAAGAGTGTAATAATTGGATTAAAAATACTGTAAAAGAAATTGAAAATACACAAACCAATGTAAATAATTTTCCTCCAAAACAAATAACCAATGATGATAATTATTTTTGCTTTAATCTATGTGGTAGACCAGATTGTATTCATTTATTAAAGTACAAAAAGGAAAACGCAAATAAATTTAAAAAAGAACAGAAAACAAAAGAAATAGATAATAAATTAAAAAATAAAATCACTATGGATATCGATAGTTTATTTAAAAAATAA